In bacterium YEK0313, one genomic interval encodes:
- the cysB_2 gene encoding HTH-type transcriptional regulator CysB has translation MRLSIRQIRYIKDVAQFGSILAASEALHISASSIVAAINLAEGELGTALFERRPSRGVVATPAGEKFVRAAQMLLTAEAEFERTIATLKTRNKPSSEIRIGCFEPFGSLFMPDLIQAYVGRGGVPNVSLFEGDQNELHNWLVSGTVDLVIAYDIGPSFNGNVTPICQVPAHVIVAADDLLASRKAVSLREIADRPLVLLDLPHTGSYLLALFDGLELHPRIAFRTRSYTTVSRAVAAGFGVSVGNTSPLSIAEHEDDGIVRLQLVDKLVSPTLVIADGYGADKPDFVRSFITTAQELFLNSGRRLSS, from the coding sequence ATGCGGCTCTCGATAAGACAGATCCGGTACATCAAGGACGTCGCGCAGTTCGGCAGCATTCTCGCGGCGTCGGAGGCTCTGCACATCTCGGCCTCTTCGATCGTCGCGGCCATCAACCTGGCGGAAGGCGAGCTCGGCACCGCGCTGTTCGAGCGGCGGCCGTCGCGCGGCGTGGTGGCGACGCCGGCCGGCGAGAAGTTCGTGCGCGCGGCGCAGATGCTGCTCACCGCGGAGGCCGAGTTCGAGCGGACCATCGCGACGCTGAAGACGCGGAACAAACCGTCGTCGGAAATCCGCATCGGCTGCTTCGAGCCGTTCGGCTCGCTGTTCATGCCCGACCTGATCCAGGCCTATGTCGGCCGCGGCGGGGTGCCGAACGTCTCGCTGTTCGAGGGCGACCAGAACGAGCTGCACAACTGGCTGGTCTCGGGTACGGTCGACCTGGTCATCGCCTATGACATCGGGCCGAGCTTCAACGGCAATGTGACGCCGATCTGCCAGGTGCCGGCCCATGTCATCGTCGCCGCCGACGACCTGCTCGCCTCGCGCAAAGCGGTGTCGCTGCGCGAGATCGCCGACCGGCCGCTGGTGCTGCTCGACCTGCCACATACCGGCAGCTATCTGCTGGCGCTGTTCGACGGCCTGGAGCTGCATCCGCGGATCGCCTTCCGCACCCGGTCCTACACCACGGTGAGCCGGGCGGTGGCGGCGGGTTTCGGCGTGTCGGTCGGCAATACCAGTCCCTTGTCGATCGCCGAGCACGAGGACGACGGCATCGTCCGGCTGCAGCTCGTCGACAAGCTGGTCTCGCCGACCCTGGTGATCGCCGACGGCTATGGCGCCGACAAGCCGGACTTTGTCCGCTCGTTCATCACCACCGCGCAGGAGCTGTTCCTCAACAGCGGGCGGCGACTGTCGTCCTGA
- the metG_3 gene encoding Methionine--tRNA ligase yields MIPTADGPARRFFLMPIPPTPNGGLHLGHIAGPYLRMDMVGRYLKAQGHQVDVISAVDGFDSYVAWKGMQEGRSAEEVCRHYHAAIAGDLAALDIHVDTFLDLVQGPYAARHARNATAMIEQMVRRGLTETVTEKVLYSRSTGRYLVGAWVSGICPVCRAGVAGYFCEACGALFRPEEMGEPAARAGDADLEWREVDNLFLRVTDRPALEAHVAASGAPEAFAALVRRQLDRENDLFRLTAPGSWGVAWPPDRRGNPRVLFEAAWEYALTCGDLYAETDPGHRHPMRSDSGVTTLISFGIDNAVLLLAGTIALMTAADGRKPFDYVLTNYFYNLEGAKFSTSRRHVIWATDIVGKTPASSDAVRAFMARESPERETTNFDIGSFITFATDDLAGTLQGRIDLAQRSLDASGPRPLATPEALRTPLAQALAAFDDAFRLNAFSAHAASAVLDGWARLGGVELTRADHAYGWLKGLAYFAAPIMPRLAAHVWHRLGHDLPVLRRELDAASVPRRGLGPATLFQPLSAASLQPCLPESLAPAAPTRPA; encoded by the coding sequence ATGATCCCCACGGCAGACGGCCCGGCACGCCGCTTCTTCCTGATGCCGATCCCGCCGACCCCGAACGGCGGGCTGCACCTCGGCCATATTGCCGGCCCCTATCTGCGGATGGACATGGTCGGCCGCTATCTGAAGGCGCAGGGTCACCAGGTCGACGTCATCTCGGCGGTCGACGGCTTCGACTCCTATGTCGCCTGGAAGGGCATGCAGGAAGGACGCTCGGCGGAGGAGGTGTGCCGGCACTACCATGCCGCTATCGCTGGCGACCTCGCGGCGCTGGACATTCATGTCGACACCTTCCTCGATCTCGTCCAGGGGCCCTATGCCGCCAGGCATGCCCGCAACGCCACCGCGATGATCGAACAGATGGTCCGGCGCGGCCTGACCGAGACGGTCACCGAGAAGGTGCTCTACAGCCGCTCCACCGGCCGCTATCTGGTCGGCGCCTGGGTGTCAGGCATCTGTCCCGTCTGCCGGGCCGGCGTCGCCGGTTATTTCTGCGAAGCCTGCGGCGCGTTGTTCCGCCCGGAGGAAATGGGCGAGCCGGCCGCCCGTGCCGGCGACGCCGATCTCGAATGGCGCGAGGTCGACAACCTGTTCCTGCGCGTGACCGACCGGCCGGCACTGGAAGCCCATGTGGCCGCCTCCGGCGCGCCCGAGGCCTTCGCCGCGCTGGTCCGCCGCCAGCTCGACCGCGAGAACGACCTGTTCCGCCTCACCGCGCCGGGCTCCTGGGGCGTCGCATGGCCGCCGGACCGGCGCGGCAACCCGCGGGTCCTGTTCGAGGCGGCCTGGGAATATGCGCTGACCTGCGGCGACCTCTACGCCGAAACCGATCCCGGCCATCGCCATCCCATGCGCAGCGACAGCGGCGTCACCACGCTGATCAGCTTCGGCATCGACAATGCCGTGCTGCTGCTCGCCGGCACCATCGCGCTGATGACCGCCGCCGACGGCCGCAAGCCGTTCGACTATGTGCTGACCAACTATTTCTACAATCTTGAAGGAGCGAAATTCTCGACGAGCCGCCGGCATGTGATCTGGGCCACCGACATTGTCGGCAAGACACCGGCATCGAGCGATGCCGTGCGCGCCTTCATGGCCCGCGAGAGCCCTGAACGGGAGACCACGAATTTCGACATCGGCTCTTTCATCACCTTTGCGACCGACGACCTTGCCGGGACCCTGCAAGGCCGGATCGACCTCGCCCAGCGGAGCCTCGATGCCTCGGGACCGAGGCCGCTCGCCACGCCGGAAGCGTTGCGCACTCCGCTCGCGCAGGCGCTGGCGGCCTTCGACGACGCCTTCCGGCTCAATGCCTTCTCCGCGCATGCGGCGAGCGCGGTTCTCGACGGCTGGGCGCGTCTTGGCGGCGTCGAGCTCACGCGCGCCGACCATGCCTATGGCTGGCTCAAGGGCCTCGCCTATTTCGCCGCGCCGATCATGCCGCGGCTCGCCGCCCATGTCTGGCATCGCCTCGGCCACGACCTGCCGGTCCTGCGGCGCGAGCTCGACGCGGCAAGCGTGCCGCGCCGCGGCCTCGGCCCTGCCACCCTGTTCCAGCCGCTGTCGGCGGCGTCGCTGCAGCCCTGCCTGCCGGAAAGCCTCGCGCCCGCGGCGCCGACCCGGCCGGCCTGA
- the proP_6 gene encoding Proline/betaine transporter translates to MTTTDEAFDINATSPAHAGEKLNWRVIILASLGGALEFYDFIVYGIFAQYIAAAFFPSADPLISLINAFAVFAVGYVSRPLGGLLLGHIGDRHGRRLSFLLSLFVMTLATLGMALMPSYATLGIAASIAFIALRFIQGACLGGELPNAITYVVEAAPRRAGLAGGVVFFCVNTGVFIATGVSSVLHSYLGPAEMQAYGWRIAFGIGALLGFISYLLRTSLEESAAFKQMRKHVVKIPALDVLRRYPVPVLVGIGVTGVISVLNGIMFGAMAPYLTKVLNYDPREAALVLNISIGLSSLGILAVGYASDFIARRHLHRIGAVLIALFSYPAYQALANHAINLYLLFILIGLVAPFIYATYAVMLTDLFPTDVRLSGVAIAYNVSAGVFSGFAPLVVGSLIAATHDPASPGYFLAASAAIAVVAGLFVKRYSVREGALDTGWRR, encoded by the coding sequence TTGACGACGACGGACGAAGCCTTCGACATCAACGCTACGAGCCCTGCGCATGCCGGCGAAAAGCTGAACTGGCGGGTGATCATCCTGGCGAGCCTCGGCGGCGCGCTGGAATTCTACGATTTCATCGTCTACGGCATCTTCGCCCAGTATATCGCCGCCGCCTTCTTTCCCTCCGCCGATCCGCTGATCTCGCTGATCAACGCCTTCGCCGTCTTCGCCGTCGGCTATGTCTCGCGGCCGCTGGGCGGCCTGCTGCTCGGCCATATCGGCGATCGCCACGGCCGGCGGCTCTCCTTCCTGCTCTCGCTCTTCGTCATGACGCTCGCAACGCTCGGCATGGCGCTGATGCCGAGCTATGCGACGCTCGGCATTGCCGCCAGCATCGCGTTCATCGCGCTGCGCTTCATCCAGGGCGCCTGCCTCGGCGGCGAACTGCCGAATGCGATCACCTATGTGGTGGAGGCGGCGCCGCGGCGCGCCGGCCTTGCCGGTGGCGTCGTCTTCTTCTGCGTCAATACCGGCGTCTTCATCGCGACCGGCGTCAGTTCGGTGCTGCATTCCTATCTCGGTCCGGCCGAGATGCAGGCCTATGGCTGGCGCATCGCTTTCGGCATCGGCGCCCTGCTCGGCTTCATCAGCTATCTCCTGCGCACCTCGCTCGAGGAATCCGCCGCCTTCAAGCAGATGCGCAAGCATGTGGTGAAGATCCCGGCCCTCGACGTGCTGCGCCGCTATCCGGTGCCGGTTCTCGTCGGCATCGGCGTGACCGGCGTCATCAGCGTGCTGAACGGCATCATGTTCGGCGCCATGGCGCCCTACCTGACCAAGGTGCTGAACTATGATCCGCGGGAAGCCGCGCTCGTCCTCAACATTTCGATCGGCCTGTCCTCGCTCGGCATTCTCGCGGTGGGCTATGCGAGCGATTTCATCGCCCGCCGCCATCTGCACCGCATCGGCGCCGTGCTGATCGCGCTGTTCAGCTATCCCGCCTATCAGGCGCTCGCCAACCACGCGATCAACCTCTATCTCCTGTTCATCCTGATCGGCCTCGTCGCCCCGTTCATCTACGCGACCTATGCGGTGATGCTCACCGATCTCTTTCCGACCGATGTCCGGCTGAGCGGCGTCGCCATCGCCTACAATGTCTCGGCCGGCGTGTTCAGCGGCTTTGCGCCCCTCGTCGTCGGTTCCCTGATCGCCGCGACCCACGACCCGGCTTCGCCCGGCTACTTCCTGGCCGCCTCGGCGGCGATCGCCGTCGTCGCCGGGCTTTTCGTCAAGCGCTACTCGGTGCGCGAAGGCGCGCTCGACACTGGCTGGCGGCGCTGA
- the aam_10 gene encoding Acylamidase, which produces MNSKERSLQNRDLLDQYSLLDLPELCGKSVSQLQSAYQYGALSPVEVTKAHLARADIVDTALNAFSLIDREGALAAARASEERWRVGTPLGPLDGIPVTLKDAVTVKGWPSRYGSRATDASPQRVDSPTVSLLRRAGAVLIGQTAIPEYGWKALTDGPLYGITRNPWDPDLTPGGSSGGAAVAAATGAGVLHLGTDGGGSIRVPAAFTGVVGHKPTFGRVPAYPSSPFGTLSHIGPIARRATDAALMLDVLSGKDRRDWNQNPLAFSPPEAAAHGLAGARIGLWTEPPAGALAADVASVFDEATALMASLGTRLEPVSPPLDGALELFHLLWFSGAASVLRGVGGAARQAMDPGLVAIADAGARFTAADYVAAGIRRAEFGAAMEALFETCDLIVSPATTVTPFAVGAEVPPGSGLKRWTEWASFSFPLNLSQQPACTVPCGRTTAGLPVGLQIIGRRGADWQVLAAAAACEQLFLDR; this is translated from the coding sequence ATGAATTCAAAAGAAAGATCGCTTCAGAATCGCGATTTACTTGACCAATACTCCCTTCTCGACCTGCCGGAGCTGTGCGGCAAGAGCGTCAGCCAGTTGCAGTCGGCCTATCAGTATGGCGCGCTGTCGCCGGTCGAGGTCACCAAGGCTCATCTCGCGCGGGCCGACATCGTCGATACGGCTCTCAACGCCTTTTCCCTGATCGATCGCGAAGGCGCGCTCGCCGCCGCCCGTGCCTCCGAGGAACGCTGGCGCGTCGGCACGCCACTCGGCCCGCTCGACGGCATTCCCGTGACGCTCAAGGACGCCGTGACGGTGAAGGGCTGGCCCTCGCGCTACGGCAGCCGCGCGACCGATGCGTCGCCGCAGCGGGTCGACTCGCCGACGGTGAGCCTGCTGCGCCGGGCCGGCGCCGTCCTGATCGGCCAGACCGCGATTCCCGAATATGGCTGGAAGGCGCTGACCGACGGTCCGCTCTACGGCATTACCCGCAATCCCTGGGATCCCGACCTGACGCCCGGCGGCTCGTCCGGCGGGGCCGCCGTCGCGGCCGCGACCGGCGCCGGCGTGCTGCATCTCGGCACGGACGGCGGCGGCTCGATCCGCGTGCCCGCCGCCTTCACTGGCGTCGTCGGCCACAAGCCGACCTTCGGGCGCGTGCCCGCCTATCCCTCGAGCCCGTTCGGAACGCTTTCCCATATCGGGCCGATCGCGCGTCGCGCCACCGACGCTGCGCTGATGCTCGACGTGCTCTCGGGCAAGGACCGGCGCGACTGGAACCAGAACCCTCTCGCCTTCTCCCCGCCCGAAGCGGCAGCGCACGGCCTTGCCGGCGCGCGCATCGGCCTGTGGACCGAGCCGCCGGCGGGCGCGCTCGCCGCCGACGTCGCCTCGGTCTTCGACGAGGCGACGGCCCTGATGGCGTCCCTCGGCACCCGGCTGGAGCCGGTCTCGCCGCCGCTCGACGGCGCGCTCGAGCTCTTCCATCTCCTCTGGTTCTCCGGCGCGGCCAGCGTCCTGCGCGGCGTCGGCGGCGCGGCGCGCCAGGCCATGGATCCGGGCCTCGTCGCCATCGCCGATGCCGGCGCCCGCTTCACCGCCGCCGACTATGTCGCGGCCGGCATCCGGCGCGCCGAGTTCGGCGCCGCCATGGAGGCCCTGTTCGAAACCTGCGACCTGATCGTCTCGCCGGCGACCACGGTGACACCCTTCGCCGTCGGCGCCGAGGTTCCGCCCGGCTCAGGGCTGAAGCGCTGGACCGAATGGGCAAGCTTCAGCTTCCCGCTGAATCTCAGCCAGCAGCCTGCCTGCACCGTGCCATGCGGGCGCACCACGGCAGGGCTGCCGGTCGGCCTGCAGATCATCGGGCGCCGCGGCGCCGACTGGCAGGTCCTGGCGGCCGCGGCCGCCTGCGAGCAGCTCTTTCTCGACCGCTAG
- the iucD gene encoding L-lysine N6-monooxygenase: MTSTISAVHDVVGIGIGPSNLSAAALLDGIPDISAVFFERSDTFAWHPGLMFRDALLQTSFLKDLVTFADPTNPHSFINFLHATRRLHQFINADFERVTRSEFSEYMAWVASRLPDLRFGREVRELRLQNDMFVARIDPNVEVCSRHVIVGVGRRPHVPSCATAHLGHTVFHAGAFLHRVPPIPRGAVTIVGGGQSAAEIFLHFIRNAGELTAITWVTRRDNFAPLDETPFTNDYFTPLYARYFFDLDLERRLALIAAQKLASDGISPSTLKEIYQEIYRAKYVEKRGLVLNLFVEHELVALDRTGRGWEATIADARSGARRPVRSDLVVLATGYDNGLPPALDGLRHLLEFEGDMPRLRSDFSAAWRVPSRNRLYLQNAGRRSHGIADPNLSLLAWRSATIVNSLVGYERFLLPQTEELIHRVPAGLHAVTHSPVHQPLEQIA, translated from the coding sequence ATGACGTCCACGATCTCAGCAGTCCATGACGTAGTCGGCATTGGCATCGGCCCATCCAATCTGAGCGCGGCGGCGCTGCTGGACGGCATTCCGGACATCTCCGCCGTCTTTTTCGAACGCAGCGACACGTTTGCCTGGCACCCGGGGCTGATGTTCCGGGACGCGCTGCTGCAGACCTCGTTCCTGAAGGATCTCGTCACCTTCGCGGACCCGACCAACCCGCACTCCTTCATCAATTTCCTGCATGCGACGCGCCGGCTGCATCAGTTCATCAATGCCGACTTCGAGCGGGTCACGCGCAGCGAGTTCAGCGAATACATGGCGTGGGTGGCCTCGCGCCTGCCGGACCTGCGGTTCGGCCGCGAGGTGCGCGAACTGCGCCTGCAGAACGACATGTTCGTCGCGCGCATCGACCCGAACGTCGAGGTCTGTTCCAGGCACGTCATCGTCGGCGTCGGCCGTCGGCCGCATGTGCCGTCCTGCGCGACGGCGCATCTCGGCCATACCGTGTTCCATGCCGGCGCCTTCCTGCATCGCGTGCCGCCGATCCCGCGCGGCGCGGTGACCATCGTCGGCGGCGGGCAGAGCGCCGCCGAGATCTTCCTCCACTTCATCCGCAATGCCGGCGAACTCACCGCCATCACCTGGGTGACGCGGCGGGACAATTTCGCGCCGCTCGATGAGACGCCGTTCACCAACGACTATTTCACGCCGCTCTATGCGCGCTACTTCTTCGATCTCGACCTCGAGCGCCGGCTGGCGCTGATCGCAGCGCAGAAGCTGGCGAGCGACGGCATTTCGCCGTCGACGCTGAAGGAGATCTACCAGGAGATCTATCGCGCCAAATATGTCGAGAAACGCGGCCTCGTCCTGAACCTGTTCGTCGAGCATGAACTTGTCGCGCTCGACCGGACCGGCCGCGGCTGGGAGGCGACGATCGCCGATGCCCGCAGCGGGGCGCGCCGCCCGGTCCGCTCCGACCTCGTCGTGCTGGCGACCGGCTACGACAACGGGCTGCCGCCGGCGCTCGACGGGCTCAGGCACCTCCTGGAATTCGAAGGCGACATGCCGCGCCTGCGCAGCGACTTCTCGGCGGCATGGCGCGTGCCCAGCCGCAACCGGCTCTATCTGCAGAACGCCGGCCGGCGCAGCCACGGCATCGCCGACCCCAATCTCAGCCTGCTCGCCTGGCGCAGCGCGACCATCGTCAACAGCCTCGTCGGATACGAGCGCTTCCTCCTGCCGCAGACCGAGGAGCTGATCCATCGCGTGCCGGCAGGCCTTCACGCCGTCACGCATTCGCCCGTCCACCAGCCGCTGGAGCAGATCGCATGA